Proteins encoded together in one Cicer arietinum cultivar CDC Frontier isolate Library 1 chromosome 4, Cicar.CDCFrontier_v2.0, whole genome shotgun sequence window:
- the LOC101500750 gene encoding FT-interacting protein 1-like: protein MSSTKKDSKPNQDDYKLKDTKPELGEKWPHGGQRGGTGWIYTERATSTYDLVEQMFYLYVRVVKAKELPPNPVTGNVDPYVEVKVGNYKGKTRHFEKKTNPEWKQVFAFSKEKIQSSIVEVFVRDKEMVARDDYIGKVEFDMHEVPTRVPPDSPLAPQWYRLENLRGETRTRGEVMLAVWIGTQGDEAFPEAWHSDSASVKGEGVYNVRSKVYVNPKLWYLRVNVIEAQDVESHDKSQPPQVFVKAQVGQQVLKTKLCPTKTTNPMWNEDLVFVAAEPFEEQLVLTLENKASPGKDEVVAKLKLPLNEFEIRMDHRPVHSRWFNVERFGFGVLEGDKGNELKFSSRIHLRVCLEGAYHVLDESTMYISDTRPTARQLWKQPIGILEVGILSAQGLQSMKTNTGGKGSTDSYCVAKYGMKWVRTRTITESLNPKWNEQYTWEVHDPCTVITFGVFDNCHLGGNSQQPSGAKINDSRIGKVRIRLSTLEMDRIYTNSYPLLVLKPSGLKKMGELQLAIRFTCLSLAHIIYLYGHPLLPKMHYLHPFTVNQLDSLRYQAMNIVAVRLGRAEPPLRKEVVEYMLDVDSHIWSLRRSKANFFRIVSLFSGLISMSKWLGEVQKWKNPVTTILVHVLFFILICYPELILPTIFLYMFLIGIWNFRKRQRHPPHMDTKISWAEAAHADELDEEFDTFPTSKAQDVVKMRYDRLRSVAGRIQTVVGDIATQGERFQGLLSWRDPRATFLFVNFCLVTAVGLYVTPFKMVISIAGIYWLRHPKFRSKLPSVPSNFFKRLPSCADSML, encoded by the coding sequence ATGAGTTCTACTAAAAAAGACTCAAAACCAAACCAAGATGATTACAAGCTAAAAGACACAAAACCAGAGCTAGGAGAAAAATGGCCACATGGAGGACAAAGAGGTGGCACTGGTTGGATCTACACAGAGAGAGCAACAAGCACCTACGATCTCGTAGAACAAATGTTCTATCTCTACGTTCGTGTTGTTAAAGCCAAAGAGTTACCACCAAACCCTGTCACAGGAAACGTTGACCCTTATGTTGAAGTCAAAGTTGGCAACTACAAAGGCAAAACAAGACACTTTGAGAAGAAAACAAACCCTGAATGGAAACAAGTTTTTGCATTCTCAAAGGAAAAGATACAATCTTCAATCGTTGAAGTTTTTGTTAGAGACAAAGAAATGGTAGCTAGAGATGATTACATTGGTAAAGTTGAGTTTGACATGCATGAAGTTCCAACAAGAGTTCCACCTGATAGCCCTTTAGCTCCTCAATGGTATAGGCTTGAGAATTTGAGAGGTGAAACAAGAACAAGAGGTGAAGTTATGTTAGCTGTTTGGATTGGAACACAAGGTGATGAAGCTTTTCCTGAGGCTTGGCATTCAGATTCTGCTTCTGTTAAAGGTGAAGGTGTTTATAATGTAAGATCAAAGGTTTATGTTAATCCTAAACTTTGGTATTTAAGAGTTAAtgttattgaagctcaagatgTTGAGTCTCATGATAAAAGCCAACCACCCCAAGTTTTTGTTAAAGCTCAAGTTGGTCAACAAGTGCTTAAAACTAAGCTTTGtccaacaaaaacaacaaatccTATGTGGAATGAAGATCTTGTGTTTGTAGCAGCTGAACCATTTGAAGAACAGCTTGTGTTGACTTTGGAGAATAAGGCTAGTCCCGGAAAAGACGAGGTTGTGGCCAAGTTAAAGCTTCCGTTGAACGAATTCGAGATTCGGATGGATCATCGGCCAGTACATTCGCGATGGTTTAACGTGGAGAGGTTCGGATTCGGTGTTCTTGAAGGCGATAAAGGGAATGAACTTAAATTCTCAAGTAGGATTCATTTAAGAGTTTGTCTTGAAGGTGCTTATCATGTTCTTGATGAATCAACAATGTATATTAGTGATACAAGACCAACTGCTAGACAATTATGGAAGCAACCAATTGGGATACTTGAAGTTGGAATTTTGAGTGCTCAAGGACTTCAATCTATGAAAACAAACACTGGAGGAAAAGGGTCAACAGATTCATATTGTGTAGCAAAATATGGAATGAAATGGGTTAGAACAAGAACAATCACAGAGAGTTTGAATCCAAAATGGAATGAACAATACACATGGGAAGTTCATGATCCTTGTACTGTCATAACTTTTGGTGTTTTTGATAATTGTCATTTAGGTGGAAATTCTCAACAACCAAGTGGTGCTAAAATCAATGATTCAAGGATTGGTAAGGTGAGAATTCGTTTATCAACTTTAGAAATGGATAGAATCTACACAAATTCATATCCATTACTTGTTCTAAAACCTTCTGGTTTAAAGAAAATGGGTGAACTTCAATTAGCAATACGTTTCACATGTCTTTCATTAGCTCATATAATTTACCTTTATGGACACCCTTTACTCCCTAAAATGCATTACTTGCATCCATTCACTGTGAATCAATTAGATAGTTTAAGATACCAAGCTATGAACATTGTAGCAGTGAGACTAGGAAGAGCAGAACCACCTCTTAGAAAAGAAGTTGTTGAATACATGCTTGATGTTGATTCACACATATGGAGTTTAAGAAGAAGCAAAGCAAATTTCTTTAGAATAGTTTCACTTTTCTCAGGCTTAATATCTATGAGTAAATGGCTTGGTGAAGTTCAAAAGTGGAAGAATCCAGTGACAACAATTTTAGTTCATGTTCTATTTTTCATCTTGATATGTTATCCAGAATTGATCCTACCAACTATTTTCCTCTACATGTTTCTCATTGGAATATGGAACTTTAGGAAAAGACAAAGACACCCTCCACATATGGATACAAAAATTTCATGGGCTGAAGCAGCACATGCAGATGAATTAGATGAAGAGTTTGATACTTTTCCAACTTCTAAAGCACAGGATGTTGTGAAAATGAGGTATGATAGGCTTAGGAGTGTAGCAGGGAGAATACAAACTGTGGTTGGTGATATTGCAACACAAGGTGAGAGGTTTCAAGGTTTGCTTAGTTGGAGAGACCCAAGAGCAACATTTTTGTTTGTGAATTTTTGTCTTGTTACTGCTGTGGGATTGTATGTTACACCTTTTAAGATGGTTATTTCCATTGCTGGGATTTATTGGCTAAGGCATCCTAAGTTTAGAAGCAAGTTGCCTTCTGTGCCTAGTAATTTCTTCAAGAGGTTGCCTTCTTGTGCTGATAGCATGCTTTGA